A genomic region of Prevotella scopos JCM 17725 contains the following coding sequences:
- the recR gene encoding recombination mediator RecR: protein MQQYPSQLLERAVEAFSQLPGVGRKTALRLVLHLLRQSTEDVDSFADAVIRVKHDVKYCKVCHNISDNEVCSICSDPRRDGSVVCVVENIQDVMAIENTQQFHGLYHVLGGIISPMDGIGPHDLEIESLVERVEEGTVKEIILALASTMEGDTTNFYISRKLKDTGVKLSVIARGISVGDELEYTDEVTLGRSILNRTPFES from the coding sequence ATGCAACAATACCCTTCTCAACTCTTAGAACGTGCCGTAGAGGCTTTCTCACAGTTGCCAGGTGTGGGGCGTAAGACCGCTCTGCGCCTTGTTTTGCATCTGCTACGCCAGTCAACAGAAGACGTGGATAGCTTTGCGGATGCTGTCATACGTGTGAAACACGATGTGAAGTATTGCAAGGTTTGCCATAACATTTCTGATAATGAGGTTTGTTCTATCTGTTCTGACCCACGCCGAGATGGCTCGGTGGTTTGTGTGGTAGAGAACATTCAGGACGTCATGGCGATTGAGAATACCCAGCAGTTCCATGGATTATACCACGTTTTGGGGGGTATCATCTCTCCTATGGACGGTATCGGACCGCACGACTTAGAGATTGAATCGCTCGTAGAGCGTGTGGAAGAGGGTACGGTGAAGGAAATCATCCTTGCCCTTGCCAGTACGATGGAGGGCGACACAACCAACTTTTATATCTCCCGCAAGCTGAAAGACACAGGCGTGAAACTGTCGGTTATCGCACGAGGTATCTCTGTTGGCGACGAACTTGAATATACTGATGAGGTGACGTTGGGCAGAAGTATTCTGAACCGAACACCTTTTGAATCTTAA
- a CDS encoding glycosyltransferase family 2 protein: MKLSVVIVNYNVKYYLQQCLESLQRALKGVEAEVFVVDNHSHDGSVAYLRSRFPDVHFIASAHNLGFACGNNIAIRQSKGEYVLLLNPDTVVGEEVIHSSIDFMDSHLTAGGHGVQMLTHLGERALESRRGLPSPVVSFYKMIGLCKHFPQSNRFAHYYMGSLSWDVPGKIEVISGAYCFLRKSALDKIGLLDEDFFMYGEDVDLSYRLLKGGFENWYLPVRILHYKGESTQKSSFRYVHVFYDAMFIFFRKHYRGMNALWRLPIKTAIYMKAMGALIGTTLLATRKKLGFCNSDAASIPHYIFAISEEAVQHCQQLATNNALKAEFRTPGKYDLENLHTALIQQYGGKNKTYCIVYDTDLFSFQDILNVFSLQPIQNIHIGFYYRKENRVITMTEVIGD; encoded by the coding sequence ATGAAACTGAGCGTTGTCATCGTTAATTATAACGTAAAATATTATCTCCAACAGTGTCTTGAGAGTCTTCAGCGCGCTTTGAAAGGCGTTGAAGCAGAGGTATTTGTGGTTGACAACCATTCACATGACGGCTCCGTAGCCTATCTTCGCAGCCGTTTCCCTGATGTTCATTTCATTGCCAGTGCGCATAACTTAGGCTTTGCGTGTGGCAATAATATTGCAATTCGGCAAAGTAAGGGCGAATATGTCTTGCTATTAAATCCCGACACGGTTGTCGGCGAGGAGGTTATCCACTCGTCTATCGACTTTATGGATAGCCACCTAACGGCTGGAGGACATGGCGTACAGATGCTTACCCACCTCGGCGAACGAGCCTTAGAAAGCCGTCGTGGCTTGCCCTCTCCCGTGGTTTCGTTCTATAAAATGATAGGACTTTGCAAGCACTTCCCACAGAGCAATCGTTTTGCACATTATTATATGGGTAGTTTGTCGTGGGACGTACCAGGCAAGATTGAGGTGATTAGCGGTGCTTACTGCTTCCTGCGTAAGTCGGCATTGGACAAGATTGGACTCTTAGACGAGGATTTCTTTATGTATGGCGAGGATGTCGACCTCAGCTATCGACTGCTGAAAGGCGGCTTCGAGAACTGGTATCTTCCTGTGCGTATCCTGCACTATAAGGGCGAAAGCACACAGAAGTCAAGCTTCCGATATGTTCATGTCTTCTATGATGCCATGTTCATCTTCTTCCGCAAGCATTATAGAGGAATGAATGCCTTGTGGCGATTGCCGATTAAGACAGCTATCTATATGAAAGCCATGGGTGCATTGATAGGAACAACCCTGCTTGCAACGAGGAAAAAGTTGGGGTTCTGCAATTCTGATGCAGCATCAATTCCACATTATATATTTGCAATCAGTGAAGAGGCAGTGCAGCATTGCCAACAGCTTGCAACTAACAATGCCTTAAAGGCAGAATTTCGAACACCGGGTAAATACGATTTGGAGAACTTGCATACAGCCTTGATACAACAATATGGAGGAAAGAACAAGACCTACTGCATCGTCTATGACACCGACTTATTCAGTTTTCAAGACATTCTGAACGTCTTCTCTCTACAACCCATACAGAACATTCACATTGGATTCTACTATAGAAAGGAAAACAGAGTCATCACCATGACGGAAGTGATAGGAGATTAA